From Shewanella acanthi:
GGCATATTCTTGCTGCGATTATTTCGGTTGGCTGGATAACATATCATTGAGTGAGCCGCCGTTTATCACACACTCAAATCCCTTGGCTTTAAAAATATCACAACCCTTTTGGGCGCGAATGCCCGCACCGCAATAAAGCACGAAGGTTTGGGTTCTATTTTCAACTTGGGCTAACCATTGCTCTAAAACAGGGAGAGGTACATTGATTGCTTGCGGTAAATGACCAGCAGCAAACTCCTCTGGAGAGCGAACATCGATCACTTGGGCGCCCTGCACAATGAGTTGCCAGCAAAGCTCACCGCTGCGGCCACCAGTAAATTTAGCCAGTAAAGATTGAAACATTACAATCGTCCCATTAGAAAAGTTTCAATAAGTTTATTCTAATGAATTGTTTGCCGCAAGCTTGGGAAGTTTATTTTGGGCTATCGCTGGAGACAGGCAACATCCATAACCGCATTAGAAATTGCGTTGTCTTTTAGTTAAGAGGTTGCCTTATGGCGCAGAAGGGCTACTGCGCCATGGCAAGTGAAGTGCTAGTATTTCTTTAAAGCTTGTAAATCGCCGCCTTGGATTGATAAGCGTTGGCGATACGGCTCATTTCTATCGTTCCTGACGACAACTCTTGAATCTTAGCGACCAGTTGATTGATGGCATTGGCATTTTCGATAATGTCTTCGCCTATATGAGTTAAAACTTCGCACTGGGTTTGGGTGGTGTGAGCCACGCTTTCGCTAGCAATGGCGACTTGAGTTATTTGTTCTGAACGTTCGGCTATCCCATTGGCGATATCGTTGGTGTGTTTAAGGTTGTCTTGGGTACTGCGTTTACTCAAATCCATCGATTCGACCGTTTTAATCATACTGGTATTGAGGTGTGCCAGTACTGTAGCGATTTCATCGGTTGAGCGCCCAGTACGTTGAGCGAGCGCTCTGACCTCATCGGCGACTACGGCAAATCCACGGCCACTTTCACCCGCTCTTGCGGCTTCAATGGCGGCATTTAAGGCTAGCAGATTGGTTTGTTCCGAAATGCTACGTATGGCTTCAAGCAGCGAGGTAATCGATTTCACGTCCTGTGTTAGCTCAGATAAAAACTGAGTAACCTCAGTAGTGTTCAGTTCGAGTTTTTTCATGTCTTCCATAATATTTAGCGCCCGCTTTCTATCCCCACTACTCGAGTCTGCCGCTAAACGTGCGCCATGGGCAGAGTCTTGGCTGTCTGCCGCCGCTTGGTTAATTTGCTGGATAACATTTTGGGCGATATCAGAGATATGCAGTGCCTGCTGGTGTTGGCTTTGAACTGAGTGTTGGGTTTGCTCGCTTAATTGAGTGAGATGCGCTGTGGTTTTGGCCATATCAATAGCGATGGAACGATAATCGCTAAACACCTTAGAAAGCTCCTCCAGCATAGTGTTAAATGCGATTTCTGCATGGTTTTTTGCAGGTTCGAGACGAATCGAAATATCCTTGTTTTCTGATATTTGCTCAATGGCATCGGCGATGCGCTGATTAGCGGAGGATTCGGCATGCATCATGGCCGCTAGCATAATGAGAATGCCTGCCTCGGTAGCTGCAAACAGGGCGTGCACTAAGGTGATTTCCCAGTTGCACGCACCAGCAAAGATCATAATCGCGACCTGATTAATCTCTATGTTATGCAGTTGAATATAGGTAAACAGCACGTGATGAACGGCTACCGTGAGCAGGGCGGCCAATATGGGCTCCCAGCGCTGATAAATAAGGAATACCGCCATAGTCGCAAAGATATGAAAATGCATTTCTAACATACCCATCTGGCTTTGGATGAGCATGGCAGAAACTGTCATCATGATCACCGCCGCCACAATCGCAAAAGCAGGGGTGCCCTTGAGTAGGGAATAGCTTATTTGGGTGAGAATGAAGATGGACACTGCTGACAGCAGGGCAAAGTTCAGCATTTGTGCACCGACAAATCCACTGATCAGCAAAATAGGTGCCTGAGCCATCAGCAGTTGGTATAGGGTCTTATCGTGTTTAGCTGTTATCGACATAGCAGGTAAGTTATTCATTTTAATTAACCTATTTTGAATGCATCAGGGTTTTCAGGTCGGTCAGTAATTTATTGCTGTCAAGTTGGCGTTGGGTGTAGGTCTGGCTGAGTTTTCCTTCTTTCGAAATTAAGTAAAGATGGCCGCTATGCTCCCCTAGGTCATCGTTAAAACTCGACTTTTCAGCAAGCTGACGCTGTAACTTGGCTAATTGGCCTCGAGGTAACTCTGCACTTACAAATTGCGCTGATTGACTATCGATCATTTGCTCCCTGAGCGCGGGCAAATCATTTTGCGGATCGATAGTGATAAACATAAAGCGCAGTTGGGATTGTTCCTGCTCGTTGAGCTGCTGCCATAGCGTTTGCACCTGATGGGTACGGATAGGGCAAATTTGGGAACAATTTAAAAATCCCAGAAACAGATAACTCGGCCCCTGCCGCCAATCGCTGAATTGGTGGTTTCTTCCGTGAATATCCTGCCAGGTGAAATCGATGGACGTTTCTTGATGGGTGGCAATGCCGTAACTCCCCGACATTGCTTGATTAAGATAAGCAATCCCAGGAAAAATTAAAAGGGTTGCAACAATAAGACATGTTGCTAAAGCGGTACTACTTAGCCGATACATATTTGTCTTTTATTATTGATTTAAAGGGCCATTTAAGCGAACGGCAGCTAACACTACAATATCAATAAGAATAGCCACTTTCAGTGGGAATGTCGTAAATCTGTGTTAGGTCGTGAGCAGCTGCAAAGAGTTGTTCTTGAGCCTGATCTAAAAGGAGGCATCAGAGGTTGTTATCTATTTAACCTAAAAACAATTAGAGCCTTTTTGTCATAAACACGCTGTTGGGATCTAGGCCGTAATCGGCAAAGGGGCCGCATAATTCAAAGCCAAATTTTGCATAAAGACGGCGTGCGGGTATAAAGAAGTCCATCGAGCCAGTTTCGAGGCTAAGTCGCTCCACACCCTTAGCTTTTGCTTCATTAATCAGGTGCTGTAAAACCCGAGAGGCGACACCTTGTTGTTTATAGGTGGCGGCAGTGCGCATCGATTTGATTTCAGCATGCTGGGTATCTAACCATTTTAGTGCACCGCAACCCGCAAGATTATCGCCATCCCAAAGTGTCCAAAAACGAATATTGTCTTGGCGTAATCCTTCCAAATTCAGCGCGTGGACACTTTCGGGTGGCGAAGTTGCGCGCATATCTTCAAGGTGCTCTGTTAAAAGAGCTGCAATTTCAGAGCCTTTGAGATCGTCCAATACCATTTTCATCGTTGTTCTTATGCTCGGTCTAATGTTCAACGCCATCTTTGTCATTAAATAAGTCTCCATGCTTTAACGCAGCCCTTGTCTTCAATCTTTTTTGAGCAGTAGATTTATGGCACATATAAGCAAAGGCTAAGCCATTTTTGAATTGGTGAGATGACGTTTATCTATCTGTAACAGTTTGGCTCATAGCACTTAGGTAACACGACAAGCCAAGGAAGGCTGAAAAGACAAAAGGCGCTGGATGCGCCTTTTGGGGTCAAGCGGGGCAATTCACCCGAATATTACTGCGCCAACTGGTTTTCGAGTTTTCGCAGCGCGGCTTTTACTTTGCGGGAGTTTTCTGGTCCCATGCGGATCATTAACTTTTGAGCGCTGGGCAGCGCTTCGAGGTTAGGATCCACAAAGCGATAGTTCACACTAATTGAACTCAGTTCGATCGGCTCTTCGATGATGGGTGCTGCGAGCATCAGTTTTATCGCTTGCAGTATTCGGTCATTGAACTTGGCGTCAGTATAACCAAGCTCAGCAAACGCCTCGTCAAATAGCGGGGTTAATTGCTTATAGGTGGCCAATAAGGTCTGGCTATCCATATTGGCCAATACAGACGCGTAGGCGTCATATCTGTGGTAGCTTTCTGGATTTAAATACACTTTGTTGGTGATCTCAGAAACGCTAAATAGAGTTTCAGGGCCTTTCACTGGGCTGACTTTACGGGTCAAATCCCCTTGGGCTAAGTTATCGACAAATACTACAAACTGGCGCGCTAAGTCTTGGGTGACCAGCGCTGAACCTACTTGGGTGTTGTTAATGATGGCTAAGGCCTTTTGATGAACAAATTCATCACTTTCAGGCAGGCTCGGCACGGTTTCGACAATGGTAACCGGCTCTGGCATTTCCTGACTATTCAAGGTTTCTGTGGTTGGCTCTTGTGTATCTGTCTCGTTTTGAGCAGGCTCTTCTGGGCTGCTATCAAGTATCATCGGCTCAGTAGGTGGCGATTCGGGAAGTACAATCGGTGCATTGGGAATGAGTTTTGGGCCACTGTTATCCTTAATGTAGTAATAGTAGCCCGCGATAGAGAGCAGAATAACCAGCACGATCGCAAACATCGCGAAGCGATTACTGCCCGATGAGGTTTCTTGAGGGGTTATTCTATCTTCTTGGTTAACTTGCATTTTACATCCTTAGACTCAGTTTCAAGGAAATTGGTAACGGCAGCGATGTGAATGACCTGTGAGAACTCGCCCTTGGTTACCCATCCATTGTGCAAGATTCCACAAACATGTCCATAGCACCCTATCGTGCATGGCAAATATATTTGCCCTTAATGGGTTAGCACGCCGTTATGCCTGTACATACTGTTGTTTATGCCCCAACCAACGGTAGATGATGGCATCGACTGACGCAGGAGCTTGTACCATAAGATGGCTGGCCAATTTCTGAATGTGAGGGATGAGTGCTTGATCCCTTACAAGGTCGGCAATTTTGAGGTCGGCAAGTCCCGTTTGTTTTGTGCCTAATACTTCACCCGGCCCGCGAATTTCTAAATCCTTCTGCGCAATAACAAAACCATCGTTACTTTGTCTGAGCACATTCAGCCGTTGACTGGCAGTTTGGCTCAGGGGGGCTTTGTAAAGTAGTACGCAGTGACTGGCGATGGCGCCACGACCCACGCGGCCGCGCAGTTGGTGCAGTTGCGCCAGCCCGAGGCGCTCGGGGTTTTCAATGATCATTAAACTAGAATTAGGTACATCCACGCCTACTTCAATGACTGTGGTGGCAACCAGCAGATGGATATTGCCCGCTTTAAATTCGGCCATAATCTGTTGTTTCTCAGCGCTTTTCATCCGCCCATGAACAAGCCCTATATTGAGTTCGGGCAATGCTTGGCGCAGCTCCTCGGCGGTGTCTTCCGCGGCCTGGCATTCGAGCACTTCAGATTCTTCAATCAGGGTACAGACCCAATAGGCTTGACGTTTGTCGTGCATCACGCTGCTGCGAACGCGCTCCAGTACTTCATTGCGGCGAGAATCGGGGATAGCGACAGTTGTTACTGGCGTTCTGCCGGGTGGTAACTCGTCGATAATCGAGGTATCTAAGTCGGCGTAGGCGGTCATTGCCAAGGTTCGCGGAATCGGGGTGGCGGTCATAATCAGCTGATGGGGGTGGAATCCCTGTCGCATACCTTTTTCTCTAAGCCCCATACGCTGATGCACGCCGAACCTGTGCTGTTCATCGATGATAATCAGCGCCAATTTATTGAAGGTCACTTGCTCTTGGAAAATCGCGTGGGTGCCTATCACCATCTGCGCCGCGCCGGATTCAATATCTGCGAGCGATTGAGCACGGGCTTTTCCCTTGAGTTTCCCCGCGAGCCAGCCAACCTTGAGTCCGAGTGGTTCAAACCAAGCGGCAAAGTTAGCGGCGTGTTGCTCGGCCAAAAGCTCAGTGGGCGCCATCATTGCCACCTGATAACCACTTTCGATAGCCTGCAGCGCCGCAAGGGCTGCCACTAGGGTTTTTCCCGAGCCCACATCGCCCTGTACTAAGCGCATCATAGGGTGGGGTTTAGCTAAATCCAATCCGATGTCGGCCACAACCCGTTGCTGGGCGCCAGTGGGCTTAAAGGGCAATGACGCTAAAAAGGGGTTGAGGAGTTGCCCTGTGGCATGCATGGAGACGGCCGCATCTAAGTTAGCGCGCTGCCTCAGGCGTAACATGCTGAGATTATGGGCCAGTAGTTCTTCCTGTACTAAGCGTTGCTGCGCGGGGTGTTGACCTAACTCTAAATCGAATTGGGAAATGCCTGCGTGGGGGCGGTGCAATGTTTGCAGTGCCTGCTTTAGGCTTAAGTTATTGGGTTGCAGATTCGCTGGCAGTAACTCGGTTAGACCGCCGTCTTCTAATAATTCCAGCGCCTGTTCGGTGAGTTTTAACCAGCTCGCCTGCTTTAGGCCTTCGGTTGTTGGGTAAATAGGCGTGAGTGTGTCGCTTAGGCGAATATCTTCACCGGGATAGACGATTTTATATTCGGGGTGCACTATCTCAGCTTGATGATTACCACGGCGGATTTCGCCGTAGGCGCGGATCATTAATCCATTTTGCATGGCATTGCGCTGGGCGACGGAGAAGTTAAAGAAGCGAAGTGTCATGCTGCCCGTTTCGTCGCGGACATTGCACACCAGCATGCGTTTGCGGCCCTGAATAATTTGGGTTGACTGGATTTCGGCTTCTATCGTGCCGTAGTTGCCGGGCATTAATGCCGCAATGGGATAAATTTGAGTGCGGTCTTCGTAACGCAGGGGAAGGTGAAACAGCAGATCTTGGACTGTCGTAATGCCGAGCTTCGCGAGTTTTTCCGCGACCTTTTTGGCGACGCCTTTAAGGTCTGTAATCGGAACAAGATCCAATTGCTGCAAGTCGTTAGCACTCAATCACTGTGAATTTATACATATATTAACAGAGATTAGTCTTAAGGCAATCTTGAGCTTTTTAGCCTTAATTCTTGACTCTCCGACAGGCATCTTTCATCTGCTTATACCTTAAACGTGCCGTGTTTATTTATGATGTTGGCTTGCTATAATTGCCGCCCTTTTGACTTGTCCTTAATGTAATTGGCAGGGTTGTAACGTGTCTAAACGCAGTAAAAACGCGGCAAATTCGGTGGCGATTTTTAATATTGACGACCTCGCCACATGGCAAAAATACCGCAAGGGTTTATGCGATACCTGCCATGCGACCTGCTGCACGCTGCCCGTTGAAGTGACTGTGAGTGATTTAGTGCGCATGGCGCTTGTGGATGAGTTTGAAGCAGAGGGCGATCTCAAAGCCATTGCTAAAAGGCTACAAAAGGCGCGGCTAATCGATAACTTTAACCACAAGACTTCGATTTTTACCCTAGCACGCATGGCCAATGACGATTGTTTGTATCTAGACAGTAAAACCCGCCGCTGCACTATCTATCATCAGCGTCCCGAAACTTGCCGCAATCATCCGCAGATTGGCCCTAAACCTAATTATTGCCCCTATCGCCAGCGAGGCTAAGTGATTGAAGAAAAGCAGATAAAAGCCCAGGGTGTTTGCTTGCCTATTGTTTATTGACTGGGTGGTGAAGTCGTAGGCAATGGGAACCCTATGGGGCGATTGATTAGAAATCAACAAATAGAAAGGTGCTTTTGGCATTGGGAAGGCTTGGCTAGAAGGCTCTCTGTGAACGTGCTGTATTTGAGTCGCTCCAAAGTCCCTGCGAGATGAGCGGACAAGGAAGAATTTACATCTTTAGTCGAAGCAGCATTTTGGGATGTGCCAAAGTGCTTTAATCTCAATTAAGGGCGTTTCATTGAACTTACCAACATTACCGTAATTAAAGACATTCAATGCCAAAAACTGTACCGAACTCAGCCAACTGATTGAAATATTTTGTGGGAAATGGCGGATCTAGCTCAGCTTTTAAATAAAAATAACAGTGGATGAGAGAATAATAGGTCGCGGATGGGATATAATTGGTTGCCTTTTGCTAATTCATTGACGCACTCATCACGGTATCGATACTGCCTCTTTGTACGTTGTTTTAAACAACGCTACCAACCAAGGTTAAGCCAACACGTCATAGACAACGTCGATGGGTTTGAATGTGCGTGTTAGTCGGCCCATGCCACTAACCTGATCAGTCTTAATCCCATTTCGTCTGACAAGGTAATTAAATGGCAGATATTCCGTCTCTTCGACACAAAAGCGTAACTTAAGTGGGTCAGGCTCTGCATGCGCATTTAGCCATAGCAGAAAAACGAATAGAAAAGTGAATAGCAGATATAATAAACCCATATGCTTTTTAAACGTTGGGTGATTTTGTTAGTGAAGTAAAGGCCTTATCGCCATCCCTGTAAAATAATCCTACAAATTAAAGATGTGAAATCGGTGGCTCAAATTCTACTGGCGGGAAATTACAGCGCCCGCCGGTTCAAGTCAGTCTAGTGTTAATCGAAAGGTGTTTCATGAGTCTCTTAGATAACGTGATGATCGTATTGTGTTTAATTGGGGCGAGTTGCTTTTTCTCTATGTCGGAAATTGCACTGGCTGCATCGCGAAAAATCCGTTTACGTCAGTTAGCCGATGAGGGCGATGCCCGCGCCGAAAAAGTGTTGCAACTCCAAGCCCATCCCGGCAGCTTTTTTACCGTAGTGCAAATTGGTTTGAATGCGGTCGCCATCATGGGCGGTATCGTGGGTGAGTCGGCATTTCGTCCCTATTTCTATGAATTTTTATCACCTTGGTTGAGCGATCCTTGGCTCACTCAGGCAAGCTTTGTGATGTCATTTTTTATCGTGACCAGTGCCTTTATTCTGATTGCCGATTTGATGCCCAAGCGTATCGCGATGGCGATGCCTGAAACCGTGGCGCTGACACTCGTTGGTCCAATGACGTTTTGCATCACTGTACTTCGTCCACTTGTATGGTTTTTCAATGGGATGGCGAGCGGCATCTTTAAGCTGCTGCAAATCCCTACCGCGCGAAACGACGATATCACCCCAGACGATATTTATGCGGTAATGGATGCTGGTGCCGAGGCGGGCGTACTCGACAAGGGTGAGCAGCAAATGATGGAAAACGTATTTGAAATGCAAACCGTTTCAGTCACCTCCGCCATGACCGCGCGTGAGAGCT
This genomic window contains:
- a CDS encoding YkgJ family cysteine cluster protein is translated as MSKRSKNAANSVAIFNIDDLATWQKYRKGLCDTCHATCCTLPVEVTVSDLVRMALVDEFEAEGDLKAIAKRLQKARLIDNFNHKTSIFTLARMANDDCLYLDSKTRRCTIYHQRPETCRNHPQIGPKPNYCPYRQRG
- a CDS encoding SCO family protein — translated: MYRLSSTALATCLIVATLLIFPGIAYLNQAMSGSYGIATHQETSIDFTWQDIHGRNHQFSDWRQGPSYLFLGFLNCSQICPIRTHQVQTLWQQLNEQEQSQLRFMFITIDPQNDLPALREQMIDSQSAQFVSAELPRGQLAKLQRQLAEKSSFNDDLGEHSGHLYLISKEGKLSQTYTQRQLDSNKLLTDLKTLMHSK
- a CDS encoding GNAT family N-acetyltransferase, yielding MKMVLDDLKGSEIAALLTEHLEDMRATSPPESVHALNLEGLRQDNIRFWTLWDGDNLAGCGALKWLDTQHAEIKSMRTAATYKQQGVASRVLQHLINEAKAKGVERLSLETGSMDFFIPARRLYAKFGFELCGPFADYGLDPNSVFMTKRL
- a CDS encoding DUF3014 domain-containing protein → MQVNQEDRITPQETSSGSNRFAMFAIVLVILLSIAGYYYYIKDNSGPKLIPNAPIVLPESPPTEPMILDSSPEEPAQNETDTQEPTTETLNSQEMPEPVTIVETVPSLPESDEFVHQKALAIINNTQVGSALVTQDLARQFVVFVDNLAQGDLTRKVSPVKGPETLFSVSEITNKVYLNPESYHRYDAYASVLANMDSQTLLATYKQLTPLFDEAFAELGYTDAKFNDRILQAIKLMLAAPIIEEPIELSSISVNYRFVDPNLEALPSAQKLMIRMGPENSRKVKAALRKLENQLAQ
- a CDS encoding rhodanese-like domain-containing protein; this translates as MFQSLLAKFTGGRSGELCWQLIVQGAQVIDVRSPEEFAAGHLPQAINVPLPVLEQWLAQVENRTQTFVLYCGAGIRAQKGCDIFKAKGFECVINGGSLNDMLSSQPK
- a CDS encoding methyl-accepting chemotaxis protein, whose protein sequence is MNNLPAMSITAKHDKTLYQLLMAQAPILLISGFVGAQMLNFALLSAVSIFILTQISYSLLKGTPAFAIVAAVIMMTVSAMLIQSQMGMLEMHFHIFATMAVFLIYQRWEPILAALLTVAVHHVLFTYIQLHNIEINQVAIMIFAGACNWEITLVHALFAATEAGILIMLAAMMHAESSANQRIADAIEQISENKDISIRLEPAKNHAEIAFNTMLEELSKVFSDYRSIAIDMAKTTAHLTQLSEQTQHSVQSQHQQALHISDIAQNVIQQINQAAADSQDSAHGARLAADSSSGDRKRALNIMEDMKKLELNTTEVTQFLSELTQDVKSITSLLEAIRSISEQTNLLALNAAIEAARAGESGRGFAVVADEVRALAQRTGRSTDEIATVLAHLNTSMIKTVESMDLSKRSTQDNLKHTNDIANGIAERSEQITQVAIASESVAHTTQTQCEVLTHIGEDIIENANAINQLVAKIQELSSGTIEMSRIANAYQSKAAIYKL
- the recG gene encoding ATP-dependent DNA helicase RecG, which translates into the protein MQQLDLVPITDLKGVAKKVAEKLAKLGITTVQDLLFHLPLRYEDRTQIYPIAALMPGNYGTIEAEIQSTQIIQGRKRMLVCNVRDETGSMTLRFFNFSVAQRNAMQNGLMIRAYGEIRRGNHQAEIVHPEYKIVYPGEDIRLSDTLTPIYPTTEGLKQASWLKLTEQALELLEDGGLTELLPANLQPNNLSLKQALQTLHRPHAGISQFDLELGQHPAQQRLVQEELLAHNLSMLRLRQRANLDAAVSMHATGQLLNPFLASLPFKPTGAQQRVVADIGLDLAKPHPMMRLVQGDVGSGKTLVAALAALQAIESGYQVAMMAPTELLAEQHAANFAAWFEPLGLKVGWLAGKLKGKARAQSLADIESGAAQMVIGTHAIFQEQVTFNKLALIIIDEQHRFGVHQRMGLREKGMRQGFHPHQLIMTATPIPRTLAMTAYADLDTSIIDELPPGRTPVTTVAIPDSRRNEVLERVRSSVMHDKRQAYWVCTLIEESEVLECQAAEDTAEELRQALPELNIGLVHGRMKSAEKQQIMAEFKAGNIHLLVATTVIEVGVDVPNSSLMIIENPERLGLAQLHQLRGRVGRGAIASHCVLLYKAPLSQTASQRLNVLRQSNDGFVIAQKDLEIRGPGEVLGTKQTGLADLKIADLVRDQALIPHIQKLASHLMVQAPASVDAIIYRWLGHKQQYVQA
- a CDS encoding hemolysin family protein, with the protein product MSLLDNVMIVLCLIGASCFFSMSEIALAASRKIRLRQLADEGDARAEKVLQLQAHPGSFFTVVQIGLNAVAIMGGIVGESAFRPYFYEFLSPWLSDPWLTQASFVMSFFIVTSAFILIADLMPKRIAMAMPETVALTLVGPMTFCITVLRPLVWFFNGMASGIFKLLQIPTARNDDITPDDIYAVMDAGAEAGVLDKGEQQMMENVFEMQTVSVTSAMTARESLVYFLLQDSEEDIKRKIAEDPHTKFLVCDGQLDVIKGFVDAKELLIRVINGQKITLNDNTLVHNSLIIPDTLSLSEAMEYFKNSRADFAVVMNEYALVVGIVTTNDLQRAVMGAWSLHESEEQIIARDSNSWLVDGVTPITDVMRAFGIEEFPHNQNYETIAGFMMYMLRKIPKRTDFVNYAGYKFEVVDIDAYKVDQLLVTRIEANNDKAASPDT